DNA from Geobacter sulfurreducens PCA:
TTCATGCCGTCGATGGATTTCCAGACGTAGTGCGCGACCGGATTGCCGTTGGGAAGATGGCAGTCCACGCACCTGATCCTCCGGTGGGCGCCGGCGTGGCTCCAAGCCTCGTGCTGCTCACCCATCACGTGGCAGCCGGCGCAAAATGCCGGCGACTCCGAGTGCTCCAGCAGCCGGGGCGGCCCCACCAGCGCGAATGCCGCTACCGCCACACCGGCAATACCAGTGATAATCGTGGTCGCCAGGACCTGTCGTGACAACGAGATTCCCATTCCATTCTCCTATCGGGTGCGGCGCCCGCTCGGCCTGCGGCGAGTACCGGCGGTTGATATTTAGAATACAAACCATTGGCGCGGATGGTTTGACTCAAGTCAACAGCTCGAACATTCACACCCGTCAACTGACGGCACCGGCATTGCCCGCAAAAAATGCACTTTTTCATAAAGAATCTGCTTTGGTTGCCGATGTAGATTAGTAGTGGTTCAGTGCCAAACCGTATGAAGGTTTCCGTCCAAAGGAGGTACTACCGTGTTTTTTGTATCGGGGATGAAGAAGCAGTTGGAGGAAAAAGACGCCGAGCTTGATGTGCTCAAGCAAATGCTTGAAAATGTGAAAAACATTGTGATGCTCTGCGATGCAACCCCTGAAAATACTATCTTCTACATGAACAAGGCGGCGAGGGAGCTGCTGGCAAAATACCGTGGCGACCTGAACGCCGGCCTGCGCGGGGCCGACGTGGCAGCAGCCATGGACCATTCCATTCACCAGTTCCACAAGGATCCGAACCGCGTACGCATGATCCTGGGCAAACCGGGCGAAATGCCCCATTCGGCCGAAATCCCCATCGGGGGAATAACGCTCCGCACCACATCCTTCCCCATCTGGGACAAGAAGAATCCCGGCAGGGTCAAATGCTACATGGCATGCTGGGATGACATCACCGCCGAAAAGGAAGTGGTGGAGCGCAACCATCAGGAGCTGCAGCGCAAGGAATATCTGGAGGAGCGGGTGGCCCAGATCGCCACGGCCATGGAAGAGATGAGCATGACCGTGACCGAGGTGGCCCGCAACACCTCGAACGCTTCCGATTCGGCGGTCCAGGTTGCCCAGAACGCCCACGAGGGTCAGGAAATCGTCAACCGGTCGGTCCAGGAGATGCAGAAGGTTGCCCAGATCGTCCGCGATTCGGCTGCCATCGTCGACTCGCTGGGGGGCAAATCGGAGAAGATTGGCGAGATCATCAACGTCATCAATGAAATCGCTGACCAGACAAACCTCCTGGCTCTCAACGCCGCCATCGAGGCGGCCCGCGCCGGCGAACAGGGGCGCGGCTTCGCCGTGGTGGCCGATGAGGTCCGCAACCTGGCGGTCAAGACCATGAACTCCACCAAGCAGATCAACGCCATGGTGGCCGAAATCCAGCGGGAAACCCGCCAGGCCGTGGGTTCCATCGAGAACGCCAAGCAGGAGGCCGAAGTGAGCGAAAGCCTCTCGCTCCAGGCGGAATCGTCGCTGGTGACCATCGTTCAGGCCATCGAGGAGATCAAGAACGTCATCACCCAGATCGCCACCGCCTCAGAGGAGCAGGCAGCCACCGCCTCGGTGATTGCCGGCAATCTGGAGGAAATCTCGCGCAACGGCTGACCCCACGCCTGACTCGCATATCAGAGTGTTACGAAACTGCCTGCAATAGCCCGCTTCTGCGGGCTTTTTTTTGCCCAGCCATCGAGGTTGTTGCCCCGCGACGGCGCATTGGTATATGGTTTTCCCATTGATCCAATGACGATTGAAAGGAGACTCCTCCATGGAGGCACTCGTGAACGGCATCTCCCTCGCCTATGACGACCAGGGCAGCGGTCCGCCCCTGATCCTGATCCACGGCTTTCCCCTCCAGAGAAAGATGTGGCATCCCCAGATCCAGGCAGTGACCGGCGCCGGCTTTCGCCTCGTGACCCCAGACCTGCGGGGTTTCGGCGAATCGGATGCCCCGGACGGACCTTACTCAATGGAGATATTCGCCGACGACATCGTGGCGCTCATGGATCATCTGTCGATCGGGCAGGCGGTCATCGGCGGAATGTCCATGGGAGGCTACGTCCTCATGAACCTGCTGGAACGCTACCCGGAGCGGGTTGCCGGGGCGTGCTTCATCGTGACCCGGGCGCCGGCCGACGACGAGGCGGGCAAGGCCCGGCGGCTGCACCTGGCCCAGGAGGTGATGAAGTTCGGGCCTCAGCTGGTGGCGGACGCGTTTGTGGAAGTCCTCTTCGCCGAGCAGAACCTCACGGAGCGGCCGAAACTGGTTGAGGAGGTCTACGGGTGGATGAGCGCCACCGATTCGCGGGGGCTTGCGGGCGGGCTCCTGGCCATGCGGGAGCGCACGGACTACGGCGCGCTTCTGGACCGGTTCCGGGTGCCGGCACTGGCCATCGGGGCCGAAGATGACCGGGCCATCCCGGCCGAATTCTCCCGGGCCATTGCCGCCGGCGTTCCGGGGTGCCGACTCTGTATCGTGCCCGAGGCAGGGCATCTGGCCAATCTGGAGCATCCGGGGGCCTTCAACGACTGCCTGCTGGAATTCCTCACCTCGCTCGGCAGCTGGTAGCGGACATGAAAAAGCCCGCGGGATGCGGGCTGGTGGTGCAACGTCAGGCACATGCGCCTCTCAGGGAGGGCACTTGCCGCAAACCGACCGGAACAGGACCGTGCTGAGATAGCGGT
Protein-coding regions in this window:
- a CDS encoding alpha/beta fold hydrolase; protein product: MEALVNGISLAYDDQGSGPPLILIHGFPLQRKMWHPQIQAVTGAGFRLVTPDLRGFGESDAPDGPYSMEIFADDIVALMDHLSIGQAVIGGMSMGGYVLMNLLERYPERVAGACFIVTRAPADDEAGKARRLHLAQEVMKFGPQLVADAFVEVLFAEQNLTERPKLVEEVYGWMSATDSRGLAGGLLAMRERTDYGALLDRFRVPALAIGAEDDRAIPAEFSRAIAAGVPGCRLCIVPEAGHLANLEHPGAFNDCLLEFLTSLGSW
- the nrfH gene encoding cytochrome c nitrite reductase small subunit, whose protein sequence is MGISLSRQVLATTIITGIAGVAVAAFALVGPPRLLEHSESPAFCAGCHVMGEQHEAWSHAGAHRRIRCVDCHLPNGNPVAHYVWKSIDGMKDVVAFYSGHVPDPIKLSSHGAKVVQQNCVRCHEATVTTMDRTRQCWGCHRQLRHKLTGAMATR
- a CDS encoding methyl-accepting chemotaxis protein, producing MFFVSGMKKQLEEKDAELDVLKQMLENVKNIVMLCDATPENTIFYMNKAARELLAKYRGDLNAGLRGADVAAAMDHSIHQFHKDPNRVRMILGKPGEMPHSAEIPIGGITLRTTSFPIWDKKNPGRVKCYMACWDDITAEKEVVERNHQELQRKEYLEERVAQIATAMEEMSMTVTEVARNTSNASDSAVQVAQNAHEGQEIVNRSVQEMQKVAQIVRDSAAIVDSLGGKSEKIGEIINVINEIADQTNLLALNAAIEAARAGEQGRGFAVVADEVRNLAVKTMNSTKQINAMVAEIQRETRQAVGSIENAKQEAEVSESLSLQAESSLVTIVQAIEEIKNVITQIATASEEQAATASVIAGNLEEISRNG